From Humisphaera borealis, the proteins below share one genomic window:
- a CDS encoding catalase, translating to MPKQPPSDSTRRQFLASASTVGAGLIAANAVAPAATGAPAAAGAPPTDPANVPTPSGDPKTDPVATTTGAGGETHQTAGGPSVLTTQQGVPVADDQNTLRAGPRGPALMEDFHFREKMFHFDHERIPERVVHARGFGVHGYFESNGALASVSRAAVFGKGEKTPVFVRFSTVAGNKGSADLPRDVRGFATKFYTKEGNWDLVGNNMPVFFIQDPIKFPDMVHAFKQEPDRGFPQAATAHDNAWDFLTLTPESMHMIMWVMSDRGIPRSLRFIEGFGVHTFRLVDAGGKSTFVKFHWKPKLGLQSVVWNEAVKINGADPDFHRRDLWDAIQAGERPEWELGVQLFDEAFAEKFDFDILDPTKLIPEEQLPVKVVGRMVLDRTVDNFFAETEQVAFCTQNVVPGIDFSDDPLLQGRNFSYLDTQLKRLGGPNFTHIPINAPKCPVINFQQDGHMAMRNPKGRVNYEPNTWGDQAGPRESPEKGFQTFPAALNGTKVRARPETFADHYSQARQFFISQTPVEQAHIADALIFELSKVQRVDIRVRMVSHLLNIDQALADKVAAGLRLAEMPKPMPAAKPTRQDLKPSPALSLLSNGPKSFAGRKVGVLVMDGADAALLKALAGALKAEGATLKLIAPEVGGFKASDGVMHPADEKLEGAPSVLFDAVVILAPEGGAADQLAMKPAARDFVADALAHKKFIGYTPGAMPLLQKAGAPEKPDGGMTSLKVAGDCDQFVERCRQLRFWARP from the coding sequence ATGCCAAAGCAACCCCCATCCGACTCGACGCGTCGCCAGTTTTTAGCATCTGCCAGCACCGTCGGTGCCGGCCTGATTGCCGCAAACGCCGTTGCCCCTGCGGCAACCGGAGCGCCCGCGGCAGCAGGTGCCCCACCGACAGATCCTGCCAACGTGCCCACGCCTTCCGGCGACCCCAAAACCGATCCCGTTGCCACCACCACCGGGGCCGGCGGAGAAACGCACCAGACGGCAGGCGGCCCGTCCGTGCTCACCACCCAGCAGGGGGTGCCGGTCGCCGACGACCAGAACACGCTTCGGGCCGGCCCGCGCGGACCTGCGCTGATGGAAGACTTCCACTTCCGTGAAAAGATGTTCCATTTCGACCACGAGCGCATCCCCGAGCGGGTCGTCCATGCCCGCGGGTTCGGCGTGCATGGCTACTTCGAGAGCAACGGCGCCCTGGCCAGCGTCAGCCGCGCGGCCGTGTTCGGCAAGGGCGAAAAGACGCCCGTCTTCGTGCGCTTCTCGACCGTCGCCGGCAACAAGGGCTCGGCCGATCTGCCCCGCGACGTCCGCGGGTTTGCCACCAAGTTCTACACCAAAGAGGGCAACTGGGACTTGGTCGGCAACAACATGCCCGTGTTCTTCATCCAGGACCCCATCAAGTTCCCCGACATGGTCCACGCCTTCAAGCAGGAGCCGGACCGCGGCTTCCCACAGGCGGCGACCGCGCACGACAACGCGTGGGATTTCCTGACGCTGACGCCCGAATCCATGCACATGATCATGTGGGTCATGTCCGACCGAGGTATTCCGCGGTCGCTGCGGTTCATCGAGGGGTTCGGCGTTCACACCTTCCGCCTGGTCGATGCCGGCGGCAAGAGCACGTTCGTCAAGTTCCACTGGAAGCCGAAGCTCGGCCTTCAGTCGGTCGTTTGGAACGAGGCGGTCAAGATCAACGGCGCCGATCCCGACTTCCACCGCCGCGACCTGTGGGACGCCATCCAGGCCGGCGAGCGGCCGGAGTGGGAACTGGGCGTACAGCTATTCGATGAAGCATTCGCCGAGAAGTTTGACTTCGACATCCTGGACCCGACCAAGCTCATTCCCGAAGAGCAACTGCCAGTGAAGGTGGTTGGCCGGATGGTGCTCGACCGCACGGTCGACAACTTCTTCGCCGAGACCGAGCAGGTCGCGTTTTGCACGCAGAACGTAGTGCCCGGCATCGACTTCAGCGACGACCCGCTCCTGCAGGGGCGGAACTTCTCGTACCTCGACACCCAGCTCAAACGGCTCGGCGGGCCCAACTTCACCCACATCCCGATCAACGCGCCCAAGTGCCCGGTCATCAACTTCCAGCAGGACGGCCACATGGCGATGCGCAATCCGAAAGGGCGGGTGAACTACGAACCCAACACCTGGGGCGACCAGGCCGGACCGCGCGAATCGCCTGAGAAAGGGTTCCAAACCTTCCCGGCGGCGCTCAACGGCACCAAGGTGCGCGCCCGCCCGGAAACCTTCGCCGATCACTACAGCCAGGCCCGGCAGTTCTTCATCAGCCAGACGCCGGTCGAGCAGGCGCACATCGCCGACGCGCTGATTTTTGAGCTGAGCAAGGTGCAGCGGGTGGACATCCGCGTGCGGATGGTGTCGCACCTGTTGAACATCGATCAGGCCTTGGCGGACAAGGTCGCCGCCGGGCTGCGGCTGGCCGAAATGCCCAAGCCCATGCCCGCGGCGAAGCCGACCCGGCAGGATCTCAAGCCGTCGCCTGCGCTTAGCCTCCTGTCGAACGGCCCGAAGTCCTTCGCTGGCCGCAAGGTCGGCGTACTGGTCATGGACGGTGCAGACGCCGCGTTGCTGAAGGCGCTCGCCGGCGCCCTGAAGGCCGAAGGCGCGACCCTGAAGTTGATCGCGCCGGAAGTAGGCGGCTTCAAAGCAAGCGACGGCGTGATGCACCCCGCCGACGAAAAGCTGGAGGGCGCCCCGTCCGTGCTATTCGACGCGGTTGTGATCCTGGCCCCCGAAGGCGGTGCCGCCGATCAACTGGCCATGAAGCCGGCGGCCCGCGACTTCGTCGCCGACGCCTTGGCGCACAAGAAGTTCATCGGCTACACGCCGGGCGCGATGCCACTCCTGCAAAAAGCCGGTGCCCCCGAAAAGCCGGACGGAGGGATGACGTCGCTGAAGGTGGCCGGCGACTGTGACCAGTTCGTCGAGCGGTGCCGGCAGTTGCGGTTCTGGGCACGGCCGTGA
- a CDS encoding SpoIID/LytB domain-containing protein, which translates to MNTAVPVTRSAEGWMIGQTPLGVGTLTLQPEPEGTLSVEGRPYRGTLVLVPTGTTAGTTGEFDVVNHLLIDDYLKGVLAAELYPEFHLEAYKAQAIAARTYAIFVSRTSPKSRHWDLHSDVRSQMYGGIKSETPKSIQAASETAGIVVAFGPPGKERIFKAYYSSCCGGATQAASDAFDETPIAPLMPKAVGRRCDISAGKYKAKFDWPAIVVSRDELARRLKLFGKSQHPPLKDIVGVRKVEIVKTNAAGRPVGFAIEDNRGARYILGSEQFRVAVNWDAPDNAKLFSSYVTPVVAGNSVRFEEGHGFGHGVGLCQWCIEALARQGQTHEAIVQDAYPGAVLLKGY; encoded by the coding sequence GTGAATACCGCCGTACCGGTGACCCGTTCCGCCGAAGGTTGGATGATCGGTCAGACGCCGCTCGGTGTCGGAACGTTGACCCTTCAGCCGGAGCCCGAAGGCACGCTTTCGGTCGAAGGCCGTCCGTATCGCGGCACGCTGGTGCTCGTACCGACAGGCACTACGGCTGGCACTACCGGCGAGTTTGACGTCGTCAATCATCTGCTGATCGACGATTACCTGAAGGGCGTGCTCGCGGCCGAGCTTTACCCCGAGTTCCATCTCGAAGCCTACAAGGCACAGGCGATCGCGGCCCGGACTTACGCGATCTTTGTCTCGCGAACATCGCCAAAATCCAGGCACTGGGATCTGCACAGCGATGTGCGGAGCCAGATGTACGGCGGAATCAAATCGGAGACACCCAAGAGCATCCAGGCTGCTTCCGAAACCGCCGGCATCGTCGTCGCGTTCGGCCCGCCCGGGAAAGAGCGGATCTTCAAGGCGTACTACAGTTCCTGCTGTGGCGGGGCCACGCAGGCTGCGTCGGACGCGTTCGACGAGACGCCGATCGCACCGCTGATGCCAAAGGCCGTCGGCAGGCGGTGCGATATCTCGGCCGGGAAGTACAAGGCGAAGTTCGACTGGCCGGCGATCGTCGTCTCCCGCGACGAGCTGGCCCGGCGACTGAAACTGTTCGGAAAGTCGCAGCACCCGCCGCTGAAGGACATTGTCGGCGTGCGGAAGGTCGAGATCGTCAAGACCAATGCCGCCGGGCGGCCGGTCGGTTTCGCGATCGAGGATAACCGTGGTGCCCGGTACATCCTGGGCAGCGAACAGTTCCGCGTTGCCGTCAACTGGGATGCCCCCGACAACGCGAAGCTGTTCAGCTCATACGTCACGCCGGTCGTCGCCGGCAACAGCGTGCGGTTTGAGGAAGGGCACGGCTTCGGCCACGGTGTCGGGCTCTGCCAGTGGTGCATTGAAGCCCTGGCACGGCAAGGGCAGACGCACGAGGCGATCGTGCAGGACGCCTATCCCGGCGCGGTGCTGCTGAAGGGATACTGA
- a CDS encoding DNA-directed RNA polymerase subunit alpha C-terminal domain-containing protein, translating into MATDLNVSTINERASEEFFKRGHDAEKEGNHEKALDFYERALNENPDHEQAAFRLAVLVDRRGEDARAIELYERISTSAPVHLNALMNLAVLYEDNNHYEEAHRCLDAILRTNPNHERARLYMKDVESARGQYFEDDSKPDKRNAVMDIPISDFELSVRSRNCLKKMNIRSLGDLLKTTEQELLSYKNFGETSLNEIKTLLAAKGMRLGQNADESKTSAARRAPVPAGNVPNEVLAKSVSDLELSVRSRKALQRLNINTLNELAIRTEDELLGCKNFGQTSLNEIKQQLASFGLSLRKLDE; encoded by the coding sequence ATGGCTACCGACCTGAACGTTTCGACCATCAACGAACGCGCAAGCGAAGAGTTTTTCAAACGGGGGCATGACGCCGAGAAAGAGGGAAACCACGAAAAGGCTCTCGATTTCTACGAGCGCGCTCTTAATGAGAACCCCGACCACGAACAGGCGGCTTTCCGACTGGCCGTGCTGGTGGATCGGCGCGGCGAGGACGCCCGCGCGATCGAGCTCTACGAGCGGATTTCCACCAGCGCTCCGGTTCATCTCAACGCCCTGATGAACCTCGCCGTGCTGTACGAGGACAACAACCACTACGAAGAGGCTCATCGCTGCCTCGATGCGATCCTTCGCACGAATCCGAATCACGAGCGCGCCCGCCTCTACATGAAGGACGTGGAGTCGGCACGTGGCCAGTATTTCGAAGACGACTCCAAGCCCGACAAGCGCAATGCCGTGATGGACATCCCCATCAGCGACTTTGAGCTTTCCGTGCGGTCGCGCAACTGCCTGAAGAAGATGAACATCCGCTCGCTCGGCGACCTGCTGAAGACGACCGAGCAGGAGTTGCTGAGCTATAAGAACTTCGGCGAAACGAGCCTGAACGAGATCAAGACCTTGCTCGCTGCCAAGGGCATGCGGCTGGGGCAGAACGCCGACGAGAGCAAGACTTCGGCGGCACGGCGCGCCCCGGTTCCGGCCGGGAACGTCCCCAACGAGGTGCTGGCCAAGTCGGTCTCGGATCTCGAACTGAGCGTCCGCAGCCGCAAGGCGCTTCAGCGGCTGAACATCAACACCCTCAACGAACTCGCGATTCGCACGGAAGACGAACTGCTGGGCTGCAAGAACTTCGGGCAGACCAGCCTGAACGAAATCAAGCAGCAGCTGGCCAGCTTCGGTCTGTCGCTGCGGAAGCTGGACGAATAG
- a CDS encoding GDSL-type esterase/lipase family protein — protein MNRRDFLRSGVLLSSLLAVVLPLSAADAPATAKPSAKPANQAKPPAGPARFEKDIAAYEATDKMSPPPQGAVLFYGASSIRLWKTLKEDFPGVDVFNRAFGGSQISDCIHFAPRVVLPYKPRLIVFQAAGNDINAGKSPEQVLADYKQFVALLRADLPKVRIAFMGIGPSPARWSQREKQQQANALVKAYVATDPLQSYIDIWEAHLGPDGAPVEALFVSDKLHPSAEGYKIRVALTKPYVK, from the coding sequence TTGAACCGCCGCGACTTCCTTCGATCGGGTGTCCTTCTATCCTCCTTGCTCGCCGTGGTCTTGCCGTTGTCGGCGGCCGACGCGCCGGCGACAGCCAAGCCATCCGCGAAGCCGGCGAACCAGGCGAAGCCCCCCGCCGGCCCGGCGCGGTTCGAGAAGGACATCGCCGCCTACGAGGCAACGGACAAGATGTCCCCGCCGCCGCAGGGCGCCGTGCTGTTTTATGGCGCAAGCAGCATCCGGCTCTGGAAGACACTGAAGGAAGACTTCCCGGGGGTCGATGTCTTCAACCGCGCGTTCGGCGGATCGCAGATCTCCGATTGCATCCACTTCGCCCCACGCGTCGTCCTGCCTTACAAGCCTCGGCTGATTGTCTTCCAAGCGGCGGGGAACGACATCAACGCGGGCAAGTCGCCGGAGCAGGTGCTGGCCGACTACAAGCAGTTTGTCGCGTTGCTGCGTGCCGATCTGCCGAAGGTCCGCATTGCGTTCATGGGAATCGGCCCGAGCCCGGCCCGATGGTCGCAGCGGGAAAAGCAACAACAGGCCAATGCCTTGGTGAAAGCGTACGTCGCGACCGACCCGCTTCAGAGCTATATCGACATCTGGGAAGCCCACCTCGGCCCCGATGGCGCGCCCGTCGAAGCGTTGTTCGTGAGCGACAAACTGCACCCCAGTGCCGAGGGGTATAAGATCCGCGTGGCGCTGACCAAACCGTATGTGAAATAG
- a CDS encoding alpha/beta hydrolase, protein MNTRKPARVALLLGLMAAVQPAMAIAQAAPKPVAPAAKPARPAPPTRDPNAPGFVAKKELPDGQIPSADADGNFIIGPTHTKAPEMTVKDGVPQGTIFNLTMKSTDSKMYPGIAREPGTFGTVDPKNPAKLDVPTSHAAPYTRKVAVYVPKQYVAGTAAPFIVGADGPDKNLFIALDNLIHQKKVPAMVAISIGNGSGDAQGSQRGLEYDTMSGKYAEFVETEVLPLVEKECNVKLTKDPEGRATMGCSSGASCAMIMAWYRPDLYRRVLSYSGTFVNQQWPHNPETRGGAWELHASLIPNSPPKPLRIWMAVGDRDLLNPNLMRDDMHDWVLANENMAKALAAKGYKYQYNFVKNAGHCDGNMKAQTLPLALEYVWKGYK, encoded by the coding sequence ATGAACACCAGAAAACCCGCTCGCGTTGCTCTCCTCCTCGGCCTGATGGCCGCCGTACAGCCGGCGATGGCCATTGCACAGGCCGCCCCCAAGCCCGTTGCCCCCGCCGCCAAACCCGCTCGGCCCGCGCCGCCGACGCGCGATCCGAACGCACCTGGGTTCGTCGCCAAGAAGGAACTGCCGGACGGTCAGATCCCCTCGGCCGATGCCGACGGCAACTTCATCATCGGGCCCACGCACACGAAAGCGCCGGAGATGACGGTGAAAGACGGCGTGCCGCAGGGAACGATCTTCAACCTGACGATGAAGTCCACCGACAGCAAGATGTACCCCGGCATCGCCAGAGAGCCGGGGACGTTCGGCACGGTCGATCCGAAGAACCCCGCCAAGCTGGACGTGCCCACGAGCCACGCCGCGCCGTACACCCGGAAGGTGGCGGTCTATGTGCCCAAGCAGTACGTCGCGGGGACGGCCGCCCCGTTCATTGTCGGTGCCGACGGGCCGGACAAGAACCTGTTCATCGCGCTCGACAACCTGATCCACCAGAAGAAGGTGCCGGCGATGGTGGCGATCTCCATCGGCAACGGCAGCGGCGACGCGCAAGGGAGCCAGCGTGGGCTCGAATACGACACCATGTCGGGCAAATACGCAGAGTTCGTCGAGACCGAGGTCCTGCCGCTGGTCGAGAAGGAGTGCAACGTCAAGTTGACGAAAGACCCCGAAGGCCGCGCCACGATGGGGTGCAGCTCGGGCGCTTCGTGCGCGATGATCATGGCGTGGTATCGCCCCGACCTGTACCGCCGGGTGCTGAGCTACTCGGGCACGTTCGTGAACCAGCAGTGGCCGCACAACCCCGAGACCCGCGGCGGGGCGTGGGAACTGCACGCATCGCTCATCCCCAACAGCCCGCCCAAGCCGCTCCGCATTTGGATGGCCGTCGGCGACCGTGACCTTCTGAACCCCAACCTGATGCGCGACGACATGCACGACTGGGTGCTGGCCAACGAGAACATGGCCAAGGCGCTCGCGGCGAAGGGTTACAAGTACCAGTACAACTTCGTCAAAAACGCCGGCCACTGCGACGGGAACATGAAGGCGCAGACATTGCCGCTGGCGCTGGAGTATGTGTGGAAGGGGTATAAGTAA
- a CDS encoding PA14 domain-containing protein, translated as MLNGLRRMALAGLALGSFWASAAPVVAAPPVVPGVDRLKPGDPARGELLLGELNCISCHAAPDAQRIIPRQAPDLTQVGSRVTPQFLTAYLADPQSVKPGTAMPNVFHASEPAAKQGAVEFLTHYLVSLGGPIKTSTEEGSQPQIDAGDRLFHTVGCVACHSPVTKTGKPIDTKLPSVPLGNLASKTTVDQLTKFLLDPHKARPSGRMPQLSLTSDEAKSIAVYLLRDQLSNPAAKDAPLMAVAGLRYSYWEKEVPDCKIETLDALGAPKSAGRVKKIDLKIPGLRNQNYAIKFSGQIDIEKDGKYTFHTESDDGSRVYIDGKSVVDNDGIHPPSKKSGTIELKKGSHAFAVTFFQGGGGAEFKVEWQGPGFKKSAIPADVLASVDGKPMIPLGSEPFTVDPGKAQMGKQMFSVLGCAACHNIPAQKSMRPYKPLAELNMESVEGCLGDNIRKGVPKYDLSADQRTAIKTTLKDKPALAKALTPKEQVSHSMAALNCYACHKRDDIGGPSEDRAGYFTMTAEFDMGEEGTIPPVLTGVGNKLKPAALGQIVNEGKLHIRQVLATRMPVFQKPQTEALLTALPVVDTAAAAAPAEPKFEEKSAKDGRVLFGVKGLGCVNCHGVLGTKSLGMPAPDLTTAHERLTYTWYSKLMHDPTSINPGTRMPGFWPGGVVAVKGLGGDTADGQINAMWDYLSLGSSMALPAGLAPTGRSELVAVDEPVLHRTFFAGVGPRALLVGYPEQLNVAFDGNLVRLATVWRGRFFDPAGMWDGRGGKANGPLGSATVELPATATFATLASPGDPWPVPTKNPDDGDVARNIGGKFLGYDLDADKRPTFRYSQAGVEIREQPVPRLQPGGVQLVRKFELTGKAEKFHMLAGQGKSIEEKSPGEYVIDGKQTIRLPAGLKATIREDAGGKQLIVPIDLSSGKAAFSVEMSW; from the coding sequence ATGCTGAACGGGTTGCGTCGGATGGCTCTGGCCGGATTGGCTCTGGGTTCGTTTTGGGCATCGGCTGCGCCGGTCGTCGCCGCGCCGCCAGTTGTACCCGGGGTGGATCGGCTCAAACCCGGCGATCCGGCTCGGGGCGAACTGTTGCTTGGCGAGCTTAACTGCATCAGTTGCCACGCCGCTCCGGATGCCCAACGGATCATTCCCCGGCAGGCACCGGATCTGACGCAGGTCGGCAGCCGGGTCACGCCGCAGTTCCTGACGGCTTACCTCGCCGATCCGCAGTCGGTGAAGCCGGGGACGGCGATGCCCAATGTCTTCCACGCATCGGAACCGGCAGCGAAGCAGGGCGCGGTCGAGTTCCTGACACACTACCTCGTCTCACTCGGCGGGCCGATCAAGACCTCGACCGAAGAAGGATCGCAGCCGCAGATCGACGCCGGTGATCGGCTCTTCCATACCGTCGGCTGCGTTGCATGCCACTCGCCGGTGACCAAGACCGGCAAACCCATCGACACAAAGCTGCCGTCCGTGCCGCTGGGAAACCTCGCGAGCAAGACGACGGTCGACCAGCTCACCAAGTTCCTGCTCGACCCGCACAAGGCTCGGCCGTCGGGCCGGATGCCGCAGTTGTCGTTGACCAGTGACGAGGCCAAGTCGATCGCCGTGTATCTGCTGCGCGATCAGCTCAGCAATCCCGCCGCGAAGGATGCGCCGCTGATGGCCGTCGCCGGGCTGCGGTACAGCTACTGGGAGAAGGAAGTCCCCGATTGCAAGATCGAGACGCTCGACGCCCTGGGCGCGCCCAAAAGCGCCGGCCGGGTGAAGAAGATCGACCTCAAGATCCCCGGCCTGCGAAACCAGAACTACGCGATCAAGTTCAGCGGGCAGATCGATATCGAGAAGGACGGCAAGTACACCTTCCACACCGAGTCGGACGACGGTTCGCGCGTCTACATCGACGGCAAGTCGGTCGTCGACAACGACGGCATCCATCCGCCGAGCAAGAAGTCGGGCACGATCGAACTGAAGAAAGGTTCGCACGCGTTCGCCGTGACATTCTTCCAGGGCGGCGGCGGGGCGGAGTTCAAGGTCGAATGGCAGGGCCCCGGATTCAAGAAAAGCGCGATCCCCGCTGACGTCCTGGCCAGCGTCGATGGCAAGCCCATGATTCCGCTCGGCAGCGAGCCGTTCACTGTCGACCCGGGCAAGGCGCAGATGGGCAAGCAGATGTTCAGCGTGCTGGGGTGCGCCGCGTGCCACAACATCCCGGCGCAGAAGTCGATGCGGCCGTACAAGCCGCTGGCGGAGCTGAACATGGAATCGGTCGAAGGCTGCCTTGGCGACAACATTCGCAAAGGCGTGCCGAAGTACGACCTGTCGGCCGATCAGCGGACGGCCATCAAGACGACACTGAAGGACAAGCCGGCGCTGGCCAAGGCGCTGACGCCCAAGGAGCAGGTCTCGCATTCGATGGCGGCCCTCAACTGCTACGCCTGCCACAAGCGTGACGACATCGGCGGCCCGTCTGAAGACCGTGCCGGTTACTTCACGATGACCGCCGAGTTCGACATGGGCGAAGAGGGGACGATTCCGCCGGTGCTCACTGGCGTAGGCAACAAGCTCAAGCCGGCGGCGCTCGGTCAGATCGTCAACGAAGGCAAGCTGCACATTCGGCAGGTGCTGGCCACGCGGATGCCGGTGTTCCAGAAGCCGCAGACCGAAGCCCTGCTGACGGCGCTGCCGGTGGTCGACACCGCCGCCGCGGCCGCTCCCGCTGAGCCGAAGTTCGAAGAGAAGTCCGCCAAAGACGGCCGCGTGCTCTTCGGCGTGAAGGGGCTGGGCTGCGTGAACTGTCACGGCGTTCTGGGAACCAAATCACTGGGCATGCCCGCGCCCGATCTCACCACCGCCCACGAACGCCTGACCTACACCTGGTACAGCAAGTTGATGCACGACCCGACGTCCATCAACCCCGGCACCCGCATGCCCGGTTTCTGGCCCGGCGGCGTGGTCGCGGTGAAGGGTTTGGGCGGCGATACCGCCGACGGGCAGATCAACGCGATGTGGGACTACCTCTCACTCGGTTCGTCGATGGCGTTGCCTGCCGGGCTCGCCCCGACGGGCAGGAGCGAACTGGTCGCGGTCGATGAGCCGGTGCTGCACCGCACGTTCTTTGCCGGCGTCGGCCCGCGGGCGCTGCTGGTCGGCTATCCCGAGCAGCTCAATGTCGCGTTCGATGGCAACCTCGTCCGTCTTGCGACGGTCTGGCGCGGGCGATTCTTCGACCCCGCCGGAATGTGGGACGGCCGCGGCGGCAAGGCGAACGGGCCGCTCGGCTCGGCGACTGTCGAACTGCCGGCGACGGCGACTTTCGCCACCCTCGCCAGCCCCGGCGATCCGTGGCCCGTCCCGACGAAGAACCCCGACGACGGCGATGTCGCGCGGAATATCGGCGGCAAGTTCCTCGGCTACGACCTCGACGCCGACAAACGTCCGACTTTCCGCTACAGCCAGGCCGGCGTGGAAATCCGCGAGCAGCCGGTCCCCCGTCTGCAGCCGGGTGGCGTGCAACTGGTCCGTAAGTTCGAATTGACCGGCAAGGCCGAGAAGTTCCACATGCTCGCCGGCCAGGGAAAATCGATCGAAGAGAAGTCGCCGGGCGAATATGTCATCGACGGCAAGCAGACGATCCGCCTGCCCGCCGGTTTGAAGGCGACCATCCGCGAAGACGCCGGCGGCAAGCAGTTGATCGTGCCGATCGACCTGAGCAGCGGCAAAGCGGCGTTCAGCGTTGAGATGTCGTGGTAG
- a CDS encoding PQQ-dependent sugar dehydrogenase encodes MKSILNRLVIAAFALSVAALPAFAQKNAANGPMYKPDVAEEAKYYKIVTIPIPEDITLEVGGIECMPDGTLMVGTRRGDIYKVENAYSDPPKDVKFTKWATGLHEVLGLAYNAKDGYLYAGTRQDITKLKDKKGVGYADTYDIFCDQWAITGDYHEYGFISPFDKDGNLYAVLCLTGSFNSNAPWRGWGVKITPDGKMHPFASGIRSPGGIAFDGSGNLYYTDNQGPWNGTSSMKLLKQGAFEGHPGGNKWYDLPINQKEMGKRPTDPQTNSRIYIEMEKIPEFIPPPIWLPHSRLGQSASGIAADTSDGKFGPYGKQIFVGDQHHSNVVRCSLETVNGRTQGVAIPFKYGFGSGVLPMKQAPDGSMWVGGTNRGWGSVGPKQFALERLVWTGKNAFEIFDMKVTADGFELKFLEPVDTQLASDPATWQFESYSYLYRSDYGSPEVDAGTPTVKKVNVLDGGKTVRLTVEGMKIGSIHELHADKLTSKEGQKLLHPVAYYTLWAMPKGEQASR; translated from the coding sequence ATGAAAAGTATTCTGAATCGTCTGGTGATTGCTGCGTTTGCCCTCTCGGTCGCTGCACTTCCCGCATTCGCCCAGAAGAACGCGGCGAACGGGCCGATGTACAAGCCCGACGTCGCCGAGGAGGCCAAGTACTACAAGATCGTCACTATTCCGATCCCCGAAGACATCACGCTGGAAGTCGGCGGCATCGAGTGCATGCCCGATGGCACGCTGATGGTCGGCACGCGCCGGGGCGATATCTACAAGGTCGAGAACGCCTACTCCGATCCGCCGAAGGACGTGAAGTTCACCAAGTGGGCCACTGGTCTGCACGAGGTGCTGGGCCTGGCGTACAACGCGAAGGATGGCTACCTCTACGCCGGCACGCGGCAGGACATCACCAAGCTGAAGGACAAGAAGGGCGTCGGTTACGCCGACACCTACGACATCTTCTGCGACCAGTGGGCGATCACCGGCGACTACCACGAGTACGGCTTCATTTCGCCGTTCGACAAAGACGGCAACCTCTACGCCGTGCTGTGCCTGACCGGCTCGTTCAACAGCAACGCACCCTGGCGCGGCTGGGGCGTGAAGATCACCCCCGATGGCAAGATGCACCCGTTCGCCAGCGGTATTCGCTCGCCTGGTGGTATCGCGTTCGACGGCAGCGGCAACCTCTACTACACCGATAACCAGGGCCCCTGGAACGGCACCAGCTCGATGAAGCTGCTGAAGCAGGGTGCGTTCGAAGGCCACCCCGGCGGCAACAAATGGTACGACCTGCCCATCAACCAGAAGGAGATGGGCAAGCGGCCGACCGACCCGCAGACCAACAGCCGGATCTACATCGAGATGGAGAAGATCCCGGAGTTCATCCCGCCGCCGATCTGGCTGCCGCATAGCCGGCTCGGACAGAGCGCCAGCGGCATCGCCGCCGATACCTCGGACGGCAAGTTCGGCCCGTACGGTAAGCAGATCTTTGTCGGCGATCAGCACCACAGCAATGTCGTCCGCTGCTCGCTCGAAACGGTCAACGGCCGCACCCAGGGCGTGGCGATCCCCTTCAAGTACGGGTTTGGCAGCGGCGTACTCCCGATGAAGCAGGCACCCGACGGATCGATGTGGGTCGGCGGCACCAACCGCGGCTGGGGCTCGGTCGGCCCGAAGCAGTTCGCCCTCGAACGTCTCGTCTGGACCGGCAAGAACGCGTTCGAGATCTTCGACATGAAGGTGACCGCCGACGGCTTCGAGCTCAAGTTCCTTGAGCCGGTCGACACGCAGCTCGCGTCCGACCCGGCGACCTGGCAGTTTGAGAGCTACAGCTACCTGTATCGCAGCGACTACGGCAGCCCCGAGGTCGACGCCGGTACGCCGACCGTGAAGAAGGTCAACGTCCTCGACGGCGGCAAGACCGTCCGGCTGACGGTCGAAGGCATGAAGATCGGCAGCATTCACGAGCTGCACGCCGATAAGCTCACCAGCAAGGAAGGCCAGAAGCTGCTGCACCCGGTGGCGTACTACACGCTCTGGGCCATGCCCAAGGGGGAGCAGGCGTCGCGGTGA